Proteins encoded by one window of Anaerolineales bacterium:
- a CDS encoding serpin family protein: MKKGIFSSLVLLSVLLLLSACAPETAEAKEARSDLVRDPAPQVSDADLAELAGGNNDFAFALYGQAVKGGGNAFYSPYSISVALAMTHAGARGQTSEQMSAALHFALPPDRLHPAFNKLAWELEGRSKSEELAPDQVFQLNVANSLWGQSGFHFEQEFLDLLAVHYAAGLRLADFRNDAEAARQEINDWVSDSTNQKIKDIIPPGALDELTRLVLANAVYFKAAWLHPFDAEFTEPGDFHLLDGSAVSAPMMRQQARLNNARGEGFTAVELPYAGRQLSMLILLPDEGAFESIEGRLNSEFVDSALAALDYGEVILSMPKFTFEWSAGLAGGLAALGMPDAFDPGRADFSGMDGTRDLFITEIIHKAFVAVDEAGTEAAAATVVIVGTTSAQPEPPLPIAVDRPFFFLIRDNPTGTILFLGRVMNPAV, from the coding sequence CTGCTGCTGCTTTCCGCCTGCGCGCCCGAAACGGCCGAGGCCAAGGAAGCCCGTTCGGATCTAGTCCGGGATCCGGCGCCGCAGGTTTCGGATGCGGATTTGGCCGAGTTGGCCGGCGGCAACAACGATTTCGCCTTCGCGCTTTACGGCCAAGCGGTGAAGGGCGGCGGAAACGCGTTCTACTCCCCCTACAGCATCTCCGTCGCGCTGGCGATGACCCACGCCGGCGCCAGGGGACAAACGTCCGAGCAGATGTCGGCCGCGTTGCATTTCGCGCTGCCGCCGGACCGACTGCATCCGGCGTTTAACAAACTGGCCTGGGAATTGGAAGGCCGCTCCAAATCGGAGGAGTTGGCGCCCGACCAGGTCTTTCAGCTCAACGTCGCCAACTCGCTGTGGGGCCAGAGCGGTTTTCATTTCGAACAGGAATTCCTGGACCTGCTGGCGGTGCATTACGCCGCCGGCCTGCGGCTGGCGGATTTCCGGAACGACGCCGAAGCCGCGCGGCAGGAAATTAACGATTGGGTCAGCGACTCCACCAACCAAAAAATCAAGGATATCATTCCGCCGGGTGCCTTGGACGAACTCACCCGCCTGGTGCTGGCCAACGCGGTCTATTTCAAGGCCGCCTGGCTGCACCCCTTCGATGCGGAGTTCACCGAGCCGGGCGATTTTCATCTGCTGGATGGGAGCGCCGTCTCGGCGCCGATGATGCGCCAGCAGGCGCGGCTGAACAACGCGCGGGGCGAGGGATTCACCGCCGTGGAACTGCCGTATGCGGGGCGGCAACTCTCGATGCTGATCCTCCTGCCGGACGAGGGGGCTTTCGAAAGCATCGAGGGCCGGCTGAATTCCGAATTCGTGGATTCGGCCTTGGCGGCGCTGGATTACGGAGAGGTCATCCTCTCGATGCCGAAGTTCACCTTCGAGTGGTCCGCCGGTTTGGCCGGCGGGCTGGCCGCGTTGGGGATGCCCGATGCGTTCGATCCTGGACGCGCGGATTTCTCGGGGATGGACGGGACGCGCGACCTCTTCATCACGGAAATCATCCACAAGGCGTTCGTCGCCGTCGACGAGGCGGGCACCGAAGCCGCCGCGGCGACGGTCGTCATCGTCGGCACCACCTCCGCCCAGCCGGAGCCGCCCCTGCCGATCGCCGTCGACCGCCCGTTCTTCTTCCTGATCCGCGACAACCCGACCGGGACGATTCTCTTCCTGGGGCGGGTGATGAATCCGGCGGTGTGA